In Felis catus isolate Fca126 chromosome A2, F.catus_Fca126_mat1.0, whole genome shotgun sequence, the following proteins share a genomic window:
- the FAM237B gene encoding protein FAM237B: MGFATRGRFYLPLGCMMLINLINADFEFQKGVLASISPGITEDIDFQCWNSCSLTLIDLKELKIQHNVDAFWNFMLFLQKSQRPRHYNVFLSIAQDFWDMYIDCLLSRSHGMGRRQVMPPKYNFPQNRR; encoded by the coding sequence ATGGGTTTTGCCACAAGAGGACGGTTCTACCTACCACTGGGCTGCATGATGCTGATCAATCTGATTAATGCTGACTTTGAATTTCAAAAGGGGGTGCTTGCCAGTATCAGCCCAGGCATCACAGAAGATATTGATTTCCAATGCTGGAATTCTTGCTCTTTGACATTGATAGATCTCAAGGAACTCAAGATACAGCACAATGTGGACGCTTTCTGGAATTTCATGTTGTTTTTGCAAAAATCCCAGCGGCCTAGACATTATAATGTCTTCTTAAGCATAGCTCAGGATTTCTGGGACATGTATATAGACTGCTTGCTCTCACGATCTCAtggaatgggcagaagacaggtgATGCCTCCCAAGTATAATTTTCCGCAGAACAGGAGGTAA